ATGATTTATCAGGATCTGTTTCCCCATTAAATTCAATACCCGGAATTTCCGCTATAAGTCTATTCATCATATAGGTTTTTAACGCTTGAATTTCTTTATGGTGTTTTTCCATTTCGTCGAAGCATATTTCAAGTGCTTTAGCTAAACCAACTATGCCATATAAATTTTCTGTTCCGCCCCTCATGTTTCTTTCCTGCGCTCCTCCATGAATGAAAGGTTTTAATTTATAATCTTGATTCATGAATAAAAAGCCAACACCTTTAGGTCCATGAAATTTATGTGCCGCACAGGTTAAAAAATGAATTTTTGTTGCTTTCAGATCTATTTTATAATGCCCCATAGTTTGTACGGTATCACTATGGAAAATAGCATTGTATTTCTCGCATAAGTCTGCAACTTTTTGAATAGGCAATAAGGTGCCTACTTCATTATTGGCATGCATCAGTGAAACCAGTGATCGACTTTCATTCTTTAGTGCATTTTCCAACTCTGTTAAATTAATATTTCCTTTTGAGTCGGGTTTTAGCCAGGTTACTTTTACTTTTCCGCTTTTTTCTAATAACTCAATGGTGTGCTCAACGGCATGATGTTCAATTTTTGAGGTAATGATATGATTAATACCAAAAGTTTCAATGCTTTGTACAATAGCCATGTTATCCGCTTCTGTACCCCCTGAGGTAAAAAATATTTCAGCGGGTGAAGCGTTCAAAAGTTTTGCTACCGTTTTTCTGGCCACTTCAATCGCAGCTCGTGTTTTTCTTCCAAAACCATGTATAGAAGAAGGGTTCCCGAAATCCTCTTTCATATACGGTAACATGGCATCAAGCACTTCCGGATCCATAGGTGTAGTGGCCGCATTGTCAAGATATATTTTTTTTGTCATCCCTTAATTTTTAATTAATTCTTTGATATCCGATATGATTTTTTTAGCCAGATTATCGGCAGTGGCCAGTGTTTGACTTTCGCTGTAAATACGTATTATGGGTTCAGTATTGCTTTTTCTTAAATGAACCCACTCTTTATCAAATTCTATTTTTAATCCATCCACCTCATTTAAGGGTTGTTTATGATATTTAGCTTTAACTTTTTCTAAAATTAAATCTACGTTTATCTGTTCAGTAAGTTCAATTTTGTTTTTTGAAATAAAATAACCCGGATAACTGCTTCTTAAAACCGAAACTGATTTACCGAATTTGGCAAGGTGCGTTAAAAAAATAGCAATTCCAACCAAAGCGTCTCGGCCATAATGCAGTTCCGGTAAAATCACGCCTCCATTTCCTTCTCCGCCAATTACAGCTTTTGTTTCTTTCATTTTATGAACCACATTTACTTCTCCAACGGCTGAGGCTGAATAAAGGCCTCCGTTTTTTTCTGTTATATCTCGCAATGCCCTTGTGCTTGACAGATTACTTACCGTA
This window of the Sphingobacteriaceae bacterium genome carries:
- a CDS encoding cysteine desulfurase, which translates into the protein MTKKIYLDNAATTPMDPEVLDAMLPYMKEDFGNPSSIHGFGRKTRAAIEVARKTVAKLLNASPAEIFFTSGGTEADNMAIVQSIETFGINHIITSKIEHHAVEHTIELLEKSGKVKVTWLKPDSKGNINLTELENALKNESRSLVSLMHANNEVGTLLPIQKVADLCEKYNAIFHSDTVQTMGHYKIDLKATKIHFLTCAAHKFHGPKGVGFLFMNQDYKLKPFIHGGAQERNMRGGTENLYGIVGLAKALEICFDEMEKHHKEIQALKTYMMNRLIAEIPGIEFNGETDPDKSLYTVLNCRFPKHPDSEMLLFNLDIAGIAASGGSACSSGSNQGSHVLRAMGIDMERASVRFSFSKYSTKEEVDYVIDKLKELLVNQ